From Corynebacterium sp. BD556, the proteins below share one genomic window:
- a CDS encoding amino acid permease has protein sequence MSSAASSRTQAGDASLGTGLKDRHLTLMGLGMSVGAGLFLGVGAGIRAAGPAIILAYAIAGLVVIAVMRMLGEMAAARPSSGSFATYGRQAFGHWAGFLLGWLYWFLLIMVGGVEITGSSQIIAGWFNISPWIPALVSVVFFAAINLAQVKGFGEFEYWFAMIKIVVIIGFLVIGSLLWLGVLPASDFVGFTNIQDSGFAPHGITGIGAGLLAVAFAFGGIEVVTIAAAESANPAKAVLRAVNSIIWRIAVFYIGSVLIIILLMPYETISGADTAADSPFSHVLESANIPGAAAFMEVIIVLALLSAFNAQIYGTSRMAYQLAKDGDAPAWLGKVGKDAVPRNAVLVSVFFAFVAVGLQSWNPPGLIDFLMNAVGGCLVVMWIMTVLSFIKLHPELQAGGENKALKVSSRWIPWATLAALLGLTLLMLSDASTRNQIFSVVALSAVLIFVSFLTRGLSGANRSDRLG, from the coding sequence ATGAGCTCCGCAGCCTCCTCCCGGACGCAGGCAGGCGACGCCTCCCTGGGGACCGGTTTGAAAGACCGACACCTGACACTGATGGGCCTGGGCATGTCGGTCGGCGCTGGTCTCTTTCTCGGCGTTGGTGCGGGCATCCGTGCCGCCGGGCCTGCGATCATCCTCGCTTACGCTATTGCTGGTCTCGTGGTCATCGCCGTGATGCGAATGCTCGGCGAAATGGCCGCCGCGCGACCCTCCTCGGGTTCCTTCGCCACCTACGGCCGGCAGGCCTTTGGCCATTGGGCTGGTTTTTTGCTGGGTTGGCTTTACTGGTTTTTGCTCATCATGGTTGGTGGCGTTGAGATCACCGGCTCCTCGCAGATCATTGCCGGATGGTTCAATATCTCTCCGTGGATCCCGGCTTTGGTGAGCGTAGTTTTCTTCGCTGCGATCAACCTCGCCCAGGTCAAGGGCTTCGGTGAGTTTGAGTATTGGTTCGCGATGATCAAAATTGTGGTCATTATTGGTTTTTTGGTGATTGGTTCGCTGTTGTGGCTCGGTGTGCTGCCGGCCTCCGACTTCGTCGGGTTTACCAACATTCAGGACTCTGGCTTTGCACCTCATGGCATTACCGGCATCGGTGCGGGGTTGCTTGCTGTCGCCTTCGCCTTCGGCGGTATCGAGGTGGTCACTATCGCGGCGGCGGAGTCCGCCAACCCGGCCAAGGCTGTGCTGCGCGCGGTCAATTCGATTATTTGGCGCATCGCCGTTTTCTACATCGGTTCCGTGCTGATCATCATTTTGCTCATGCCTTATGAGACGATCTCTGGGGCTGATACCGCCGCCGATTCCCCGTTTTCTCATGTGTTGGAATCTGCGAACATCCCGGGTGCGGCGGCCTTCATGGAGGTCATTATTGTGCTCGCTCTTTTGTCAGCCTTCAATGCGCAAATCTACGGCACCTCCCGGATGGCGTACCAGCTCGCCAAGGACGGCGATGCCCCGGCGTGGCTGGGCAAGGTGGGCAAAGACGCTGTTCCGCGCAACGCCGTGCTTGTGTCGGTCTTTTTCGCCTTCGTCGCCGTCGGCTTGCAGTCCTGGAACCCGCCGGGGCTCATCGACTTCCTCATGAACGCAGTGGGTGGCTGCCTTGTTGTGATGTGGATCATGACCGTGCTTAGCTTCATCAAACTGCACCCAGAGCTGCAGGCGGGCGGAGAAAACAAGGCTTTGAAAGTGAGCTCAAGGTGGATTCCGTGGGCCACGCTGGCCGCTTTGCTTGGGTTGACGCTTTTGATGCTTAGTGACGCCTCCACCCGCAACCAGATCTTTTCCGTTGTTGCCCTGTCTGCGGTGCTGATCTTTGTATCATTCCTCACACGAGGCCTCTCCGGTGCTAACCGGTCGGATCGTCTAGGCTAA
- a CDS encoding amino acid permease, whose product MSFPPAAAVQASPGLRQDLKTRHLTMMGLGSAIGAGLFLGTGVGIQAAGPAVVLAYLVAGFITVCVMQMLAEMVAARPSSGTFSTYAEQAFGRWAGFAVGWLYWFMMVMIMAVEITGASGIIAGWFGLSPWIPALAAIVVFTVINFAAVRNYGEFEFWFALIKVAVIIGFLVLGTLLWLGLLPASGFVGLSNVSEVGFIPNGWGGVATALLAVAFAFGGIEMVTIAAAESEHPETAVHSAIRSILWRIGIFYVGSVVLIALLLPYEQIGGAADASGSPFTAVLHLANIPGAVGVMEAVIVVALLSACNTQIYGTSRFLHNLAERGDAPGFFRATDSRGVPLRGVVVSVIFGFIAVALQYWNPPGLLAFLLNAVGGCLVVIWLVVSFSFLRLHPHLVRGGELTHVRMWAPQYLPWVTIGLIVALVALMATTESGRDQILAVTVVVGVITALGVIFTRRAAGHTAASDTTTFNTVSERKA is encoded by the coding sequence ATGTCTTTTCCCCCCGCAGCCGCAGTCCAGGCTTCGCCCGGCCTGCGCCAAGACCTCAAAACTCGCCACTTGACCATGATGGGTCTTGGCTCCGCCATCGGCGCCGGCCTGTTTCTTGGCACTGGTGTGGGTATTCAAGCCGCTGGCCCGGCCGTCGTTCTCGCCTATCTCGTCGCGGGTTTCATCACCGTGTGCGTCATGCAGATGCTCGCCGAGATGGTCGCAGCCCGACCCTCCTCCGGCACCTTTTCGACCTATGCTGAGCAGGCCTTTGGCCGTTGGGCGGGCTTCGCCGTCGGCTGGCTGTACTGGTTTATGATGGTGATGATCATGGCGGTGGAGATCACCGGCGCCTCCGGCATTATCGCCGGCTGGTTCGGTCTTTCCCCGTGGATTCCCGCCTTGGCGGCGATTGTGGTCTTTACCGTTATCAACTTTGCTGCGGTGCGCAACTACGGCGAGTTTGAGTTCTGGTTTGCTCTCATCAAGGTCGCCGTCATTATCGGCTTCCTAGTTCTCGGCACCCTTTTATGGCTGGGGCTGCTTCCCGCCTCGGGCTTTGTGGGCTTGAGCAACGTCTCCGAAGTCGGCTTCATCCCGAACGGCTGGGGTGGCGTGGCTACCGCCTTGCTCGCTGTCGCTTTCGCCTTCGGCGGCATAGAAATGGTCACTATCGCCGCGGCTGAATCTGAGCACCCTGAGACTGCGGTCCACTCAGCAATCCGCTCGATCTTGTGGCGTATTGGCATCTTCTACGTCGGCTCTGTGGTGCTAATCGCCTTGCTTTTGCCCTATGAGCAAATCGGTGGAGCGGCAGACGCCTCCGGCTCCCCGTTTACCGCGGTATTGCATCTGGCGAACATCCCTGGCGCGGTCGGCGTCATGGAGGCCGTCATCGTCGTCGCGCTGCTCTCGGCGTGCAATACGCAGATCTACGGCACCTCACGTTTCTTGCACAATCTCGCTGAGCGTGGCGACGCGCCCGGCTTCTTCCGGGCCACCGACTCCCGCGGCGTGCCGCTGCGCGGTGTTGTTGTGTCCGTGATCTTTGGTTTCATTGCGGTTGCTTTGCAGTATTGGAACCCGCCGGGCCTTCTTGCCTTCCTCCTTAACGCAGTCGGAGGCTGCCTGGTCGTGATTTGGCTGGTTGTGTCCTTTTCCTTCCTGCGTTTACATCCGCACCTGGTTCGCGGCGGTGAGCTCACGCACGTGCGGATGTGGGCGCCGCAATACCTGCCGTGGGTAACAATCGGCCTGATTGTGGCCCTTGTTGCTTTGATGGCCACCACTGAAAGCGGCCGCGATCAGATCCTGGCCGTTACCGTGGTTGTCGGCGTGATTACCGCGCTCGGTGTCATCTTCACGCGCCGAGCCGCTGGTCATACCGCAGCTTCTGACACCACAACTTTCAACACTGTTTCAGAAAGGAAAGCTTAA